A window from Chitinophaga filiformis encodes these proteins:
- a CDS encoding SusC/RagA family TonB-linked outer membrane protein produces the protein MHVKNASKRLWSLLCIIAMLTGSVSVFAQSGRISGKVTDTKGEPLPGVSVKLTGTKTGTVTDIQGAFSLAAESSKGALEFSFLGFETQTVPFTSFTALNVKMQQATAIVDEVVVVGASMKKSDLTGSIATVDSKKLLERPVTNINQALQGNAAGVFVSAGTRPSDDATIRIRGLNTINAGSSPIYVVDGVIMENNQGGFNSVNVNDVASIQVLKDASATALYGSRGANGVVVITTKKGQRRGGDGLVTYDAWFGTSDFTRIPKTMSAQQLFDLRIDAYANGYLKDNPNANRQDYIDNTLMKTNIAFSNQEFDTYNKKQSFNWLDQVTRTGLQQNHAVSFSGGSDRGVFYLSLGYAGNKGVVENTKQNKYTGRFNAEYNVKKWLKVGTNTGFTRINDQIPSDDVYGKALNANPLLDYAPYRDPATRFTPDYLTIYYRSHGEQNNNDFNPFNSLLMQRDRARNRVTTANYININPIKGLDFRSSYSLDYGAQDWFEFTPHNIQEAVRHYNGDARAKHERWSDTYWQWDNTLTYNTTIANDHKFTALVGTSSSKRSSNYTKAQGDRFASDDLGYNDLGGAAAIEKSVLGSDFYAYSLMSFIGRVNYSYKDKYHLTATARYDGSSRFAAGHRWGVFPSVSAAWDVTREDFMKDVTLFDQLKLRIGYGVVGNQDIGNYAYQTLYGSRIDNGNALIANDGRRGNPNITWEKQKQSNIGLNVGFFKSRLLFTADFFDINNDNLLLDRSLATTTGYTKQWANIGRVNNRGMEFSVIGEVIQKKDFNWTVSGNISFDKNKVTKLYGNATEIYNINENVIQRENNVFLGKSLHTVYTYVSGGIAQESNRKEWDGINYNGKTVNPGDLFAKDISGPNGVPDKVVDQYDRTVVAKTDPKFYGGFSTNLNYKAFGLNAMFTYSYGAKKISSYYEGLINSTGESMATVDLLNRWTPEHTNTDIPRVIANTSYNRYAPSELDYSLQNASFLRLSAMTFSYTLPGKTLSNWKLNNLRFYVTGSNLFCITKYKGMDPETGDYGYPPVKSYVFGLNVGF, from the coding sequence ATGCATGTAAAAAATGCTTCCAAGAGGCTATGGTCGCTCCTATGCATCATAGCCATGCTGACCGGCTCAGTGTCCGTTTTTGCCCAAAGCGGCAGAATTTCCGGTAAAGTTACCGACACAAAAGGAGAACCACTTCCCGGTGTATCGGTGAAGCTGACCGGCACGAAAACCGGTACTGTTACCGACATCCAGGGCGCATTCTCCCTGGCTGCTGAAAGTAGCAAAGGCGCACTGGAATTCAGCTTCTTAGGTTTCGAAACACAAACCGTTCCCTTTACCAGCTTCACAGCGCTGAACGTCAAAATGCAACAAGCCACCGCTATCGTAGACGAAGTAGTGGTAGTCGGCGCCAGCATGAAAAAGTCTGACCTGACGGGTTCTATTGCAACAGTCGATTCCAAAAAACTGTTGGAAAGACCTGTGACCAACATTAACCAGGCCTTACAGGGGAACGCTGCCGGTGTGTTCGTTAGTGCCGGCACACGTCCCAGCGACGATGCAACCATCAGGATCCGCGGTCTGAACACCATTAACGCCGGTTCTTCCCCTATCTATGTAGTGGACGGTGTGATCATGGAAAACAACCAGGGTGGTTTCAACTCTGTGAACGTAAACGATGTCGCTTCCATACAGGTGCTCAAAGACGCATCTGCCACAGCGCTCTACGGTTCCCGTGGCGCCAACGGTGTGGTAGTGATCACGACTAAGAAAGGTCAGCGCAGGGGAGGAGATGGACTCGTTACCTACGATGCCTGGTTCGGTACCTCCGATTTCACACGCATCCCTAAAACCATGAGCGCTCAGCAGCTATTCGATCTGCGCATAGACGCTTATGCAAATGGTTACCTGAAAGACAATCCGAATGCGAATCGCCAGGATTATATCGACAATACCCTGATGAAGACTAATATTGCCTTCTCTAACCAGGAGTTCGATACCTACAATAAGAAACAAAGCTTCAACTGGCTGGACCAGGTGACCCGTACAGGACTGCAGCAGAACCATGCGGTGAGCTTCTCCGGTGGTTCCGACAGGGGGGTGTTTTACCTGAGCCTCGGTTATGCGGGTAACAAAGGCGTAGTGGAAAATACCAAACAGAATAAATACACCGGTCGTTTCAACGCTGAATACAATGTGAAGAAATGGCTGAAAGTGGGTACCAATACCGGCTTCACCCGCATCAACGATCAGATCCCTTCCGATGATGTATACGGCAAGGCCCTGAATGCCAACCCATTGCTGGACTATGCGCCCTACCGCGACCCGGCTACCCGTTTTACGCCCGATTACCTGACTATCTACTACCGTTCACACGGAGAGCAGAACAACAATGACTTCAACCCTTTCAACTCATTGCTGATGCAGCGCGACAGGGCACGTAACCGTGTAACCACTGCCAACTATATCAACATCAACCCGATAAAAGGACTGGACTTCCGTTCCAGCTACTCGCTGGACTACGGCGCACAGGACTGGTTCGAGTTCACGCCGCATAATATCCAGGAAGCTGTTCGTCACTACAATGGCGATGCACGCGCTAAACACGAAAGATGGAGCGATACTTACTGGCAATGGGATAACACCCTGACTTACAACACTACCATCGCAAATGATCACAAATTCACTGCCTTGGTAGGTACCAGCTCCAGCAAGCGTTCTTCTAACTATACCAAAGCACAGGGCGACCGTTTCGCCAGCGATGACCTGGGATATAATGACCTGGGTGGTGCTGCCGCAATCGAGAAGTCGGTACTCGGTTCCGACTTCTACGCCTATTCCCTGATGTCTTTCATTGGCCGCGTAAACTATAGCTATAAAGATAAATATCACTTAACTGCTACTGCGCGTTACGACGGCTCCTCCCGTTTCGCTGCCGGACACCGCTGGGGTGTCTTCCCATCAGTATCTGCTGCATGGGATGTGACAAGAGAAGATTTCATGAAAGATGTAACCCTGTTCGACCAGTTAAAACTGCGTATTGGATATGGCGTGGTGGGTAACCAGGATATCGGTAATTACGCATACCAGACGCTTTACGGTTCCAGGATTGATAACGGTAATGCCCTGATCGCCAATGATGGTCGTCGCGGTAATCCTAATATTACCTGGGAAAAACAAAAACAAAGCAACATCGGTCTGAACGTAGGCTTCTTTAAATCAAGATTGCTCTTTACTGCCGACTTCTTCGACATCAACAACGATAACCTCCTGCTGGACCGCTCCCTGGCTACCACCACCGGTTATACCAAACAGTGGGCTAATATCGGGCGTGTCAATAACAGGGGAATGGAGTTCTCTGTAATTGGGGAAGTGATCCAGAAGAAGGATTTCAACTGGACCGTATCCGGCAACATCTCCTTCGATAAGAATAAGGTAACCAAACTGTATGGTAATGCTACCGAGATCTATAACATCAACGAGAACGTCATACAGCGTGAGAATAACGTCTTCCTCGGTAAGTCACTGCATACCGTCTACACATACGTTTCAGGTGGTATCGCGCAGGAATCTAACCGTAAGGAATGGGATGGTATAAATTATAATGGCAAGACTGTAAATCCCGGCGATCTCTTCGCAAAAGATATTTCCGGACCGAACGGTGTGCCAGATAAAGTGGTGGATCAATACGACAGAACAGTAGTAGCTAAGACAGATCCTAAGTTCTATGGTGGTTTCTCCACTAACCTGAATTACAAGGCATTTGGTCTGAACGCCATGTTCACATACTCCTACGGTGCAAAGAAGATCAGCAGCTATTATGAAGGCCTGATCAACAGCACCGGTGAAAGTATGGCTACCGTTGACCTGCTGAACCGCTGGACACCGGAACATACCAATACCGATATTCCACGCGTGATCGCTAACACAAGCTATAATCGCTACGCTCCATCCGAGCTGGATTACTCTCTCCAGAATGCTTCTTTCCTGCGCTTGTCTGCAATGACATTCTCATACACACTGCCGGGAAAAACCC